The Ziziphus jujuba cultivar Dongzao chromosome 1, ASM3175591v1 genome segment ATGATGCAAATCGCAatgtataacttttttttttttttttttttttttttttttttgtggtaatgGTGGCATTATATAGCTTAGTCAATATGTAACAGGTTAAAATTCAAAGTCAGTACACATCGTGTACCAAAACATTTCTCCCAATCATCCTTCTTGGCCGTTGACTATTCTCGAGCGTGTTAACTTATAGATTCAATTTACAGTACTCAATCGCAAAGTGAatgtgcccaaaaaaaaaaaaaaaaaaggaagaagaagcagaaaaagaagaatgaaCATACAACTTCTATGTACGGGGGCGAAGACCCGTGCCAataagtgcttttttttttccctttttttttggggggaataatttttatataatattcattcaaAATACTGCTACTGCAgctttttatctgttttttattaaaaaaaattccaaatgggAACCTATAATTTCTTCACCATTTTGTATGCTTCGGTGATCTCTCTCCCGACCTTGTTGTTACTCTGTAGAGCAGCAGACAACATAACTCCAACACAGTCCCTCACCGACGGCATGACTTTAGTTTCTTCAGGCCGAAGCTTTGAGCTTGGCTTCTTCTCCCCTGGCAGCTCCAAGAACAGGTACATAGGAATATGGTACAAGATTACCCCTGATGTCGTTGTCTGGGTTGCAAACAGAAATAACCCACTTCATGATTCAAATGGCTCATTGATCATTACCAGCCATGGAAGTCTTCGTCTTCTCAATCGAACCAGGGGCATCATTTGGTCCTCAAATACATCATCAATGGAAACAGGAAACAACCCAGTTGCTCAGCTTTTGGAGTCAGGGAATTTTGTAGTTGGAAACAGAGACAGCCTCAGCTCCAAGATATATGCATGGCAGAGCTTCGATTATCCATCAGACAATTTTTTAGCACACATGAAGGTCGGATGGGATTTCAAAAGTGGTCGTGAACGATATATAACATCATGGAAAAGCGCTGATGATCCGTCAATTGGAGACTTCACTTACCGGTTGAACATCACTGGGATGCCACAACTTGTAATTGCCGAGGGATCAACCAGAAAGATTCGGTCTGGTCTATGGAATGGAGTTGAATTTCGCGGTATTGTTGTGATGAGTAACCCTGTTTATGAAGCAGATTTTGTATTAAATGAGAACGAGTCATATTTTGGCTTCAAGCAAAAAGTTAACACAGCCATCACACGCCTAACATTGAATCCTTCTGGTTCCTATGAACGTCTTGTATTGGAAAATGGAAGCAACACATGGGACATCATGTTCACACTACCATACGAACCATGTGACAATTATGGATACTGTGGTCCAAATggtatttgcaaaattaatagAAGTCCGATATGCGAGTGCTTGGAAGGGTTCGTGCCAAGGTCTCAGAATGAATGGGAATTTCTGAATTGGTCTAATGGATGCACGAGGAAGATGCCTTTAGATTGCCGGAGGGGTGAAGGGTTTATAAAGCTTGTGGGGGTGAAATTGCCTGACCTGTTGGAGTTTTGGTTGAACAAGAGCATGAGCCTCCATGAGTGCAAAGAGATGTGCTTGAAGAACTGTTCTTGTACAGCTTATGCTAATTCTGATATCAGAGATAGAGGCAGTGGCTGCTTGTTGTGGTTTGGTGACCTTGTTGATGTTCGTGAGTTGAGAGTACAACGACGTAAGCAGGATGTATATATACGGCTGTCTGCTTCCGCAATGAGTAAGTGCTTATAATTTCACTGCAAAGGGAAAGTCATTGAGATTTTGTTTACAGCAAtaaaaggattttatttttccttgtctagaagatgttaaaaaattataagaatataccaagaaaatataaattattgtaaacAACTTATGCTTTCAGGTCCTTTCTGCTTCTGTCTCtcatataagaaaatataaattattgtaaacAACTTATG includes the following:
- the LOC107430967 gene encoding G-type lectin S-receptor-like serine/threonine-protein kinase At4g27290 is translated as MGTYNFFTILYASVISLPTLLLLCRAADNITPTQSLTDGMTLVSSGRSFELGFFSPGSSKNRYIGIWYKITPDVVVWVANRNNPLHDSNGSLIITSHGSLRLLNRTRGIIWSSNTSSMETGNNPVAQLLESGNFVVGNRDSLSSKIYAWQSFDYPSDNFLAHMKVGWDFKSGRERYITSWKSADDPSIGDFTYRLNITGMPQLVIAEGSTRKIRSGLWNGVEFRGIVVMSNPVYEADFVLNENESYFGFKQKVNTAITRLTLNPSGSYERLVLENGSNTWDIMFTLPYEPCDNYGYCGPNGICKINRSPICECLEGFVPRSQNEWEFLNWSNGCTRKMPLDCRRGEGFIKLVGVKLPDLLEFWLNKSMSLHECKEMCLKNCSCTAYANSDIRDRGSGCLLWFGDLVDVRELRVQRRKQDVYIRLSASAMKSIHDENIKKRLKTIIPVSILAVCIFFLVVCCIIWKARNKKRGLGYKKVDIKLPLFDLATISSATKNFSPEHMIGSGGFGSVFKGNLSTGQEIAVKRLSKYSVQGLKEFKNEVDLIAKLQHRNLVALLGCCIQREELMLIYEYMPNKSLDHFIFDNKRSTILCWKQQFDIIMGIARGLLYLHRDSKLQIIHRDLKAANILLDNNLNPKISDFGLARMFSGDEKETRTRRIIGTYGYMSPEYAVDGKFSVKSDVFSFGVLLLEIVSGKKNRRFNHPDHHHNLLGHAWLLWNEGRALDLMDASLNDSSVECQLVRCIQVGLLCVQKFPQDRPTMSSVIFMLENEGTILPQPEQPGFFTERSSNDDSSTSRNEESGSQNVLSMTKLDGR